One Acetoanaerobium noterae genomic region harbors:
- a CDS encoding aspartate aminotransferase family protein, translating to MQNIIYEGQKYLMSNYGRFPISFSHGEGCRVYDYNQREYIDFLGGVAVNILGYNNKKLNDAIAAQSQKLIHISNYFWIDTQVKLAKLLVENSFDGKAFFCNSGAEANEGAVKLARKYAYRKYGIQKNEVIAMTGSFHGRTLATLNLTDNPKYKEGFGPHPEGFKFAKFNDIDSFKQVLTKNTCAVIFEPIQGEGGITPVDSDFIKNVSELCKQNDVLLIADEIQTGMGRTGKLFGYQHHDITPDIMTVAKGLAGGCAIGAVIAKVEVADAFQSGDHGSTFGGNPLACAAGVATLETILGDELAENAEKIGEYFKLKLQYLSQKYSVVKAVRGHGLMLGLELSIPGAAVVQKALYKGFLINCTATNVLRFIPPLIIGTSEIDLLIETLSEIFEELELAA from the coding sequence ATGCAAAATATAATATATGAAGGTCAAAAATATCTAATGTCAAACTACGGCAGATTTCCAATAAGCTTTAGCCATGGGGAAGGCTGCAGAGTATATGACTACAATCAAAGAGAATATATAGATTTTCTTGGAGGAGTAGCTGTAAACATCCTCGGCTATAACAACAAAAAACTAAATGACGCAATAGCTGCCCAAAGTCAGAAGCTGATTCACATATCCAATTATTTCTGGATAGATACTCAAGTCAAGCTAGCAAAACTGCTCGTAGAAAACTCCTTCGATGGCAAAGCTTTTTTCTGTAACTCTGGTGCAGAAGCAAACGAAGGGGCTGTAAAGCTAGCTAGAAAATATGCCTACAGAAAATATGGTATCCAAAAAAATGAAGTCATAGCTATGACAGGCTCATTTCATGGCAGAACCTTAGCGACGCTTAACCTAACAGACAATCCCAAATACAAGGAAGGCTTTGGTCCTCATCCAGAAGGCTTTAAGTTTGCAAAGTTCAATGATATAGATTCATTTAAGCAGGTCCTAACAAAAAATACCTGCGCTGTTATTTTTGAGCCCATCCAAGGTGAAGGCGGAATAACTCCAGTAGATAGCGACTTTATCAAGAATGTATCTGAACTTTGCAAGCAAAATGATGTTCTTCTCATAGCTGATGAAATTCAAACAGGCATGGGCAGAACAGGGAAATTATTTGGCTACCAGCATCACGATATCACCCCAGACATCATGACAGTGGCAAAAGGTCTTGCGGGTGGATGTGCTATAGGAGCTGTAATAGCTAAAGTAGAAGTGGCAGATGCTTTTCAAAGTGGAGACCATGGCAGTACCTTTGGCGGAAATCCTTTAGCTTGCGCCGCAGGTGTTGCCACACTTGAGACAATCCTAGGTGATGAGCTTGCTGAAAATGCTGAAAAAATCGGCGAATATTTTAAATTAAAGCTTCAATATCTGTCTCAAAAATATTCAGTAGTAAAAGCTGTGCGTGGCCACGGTCTTATGCTTGGACTTGAGCTTAGCATACCTGGAGCAGCTGTAGTTCAAAAAGCTTTGTACAAAGGTTTCCTTATAAACTGCACTGCCACAAATGTGCTCAGATTTATTCCACCTCTTATAATAGGAACTAGTGAAATAGATTTGCTCATAGAAACATTGTCCGAAATATTTGAAGAGCTTGAGCTTGCTGCTTAG
- the argB gene encoding acetylglutamate kinase: MVNQLTPQQKAHVLLESLSYIKTFHKQIVVIKYGGNAMINNQLKECVIRDIALLKYIGINPVIVHGGGPEINELMTLYKKKPEFINGLRVTDEETMKITEMVLTGKIAPEIVSLFSNHDIKALGLSGKDGNIIKAKQKSEELGLVGEITSINPELILSVIEKGYVPVISPIGIGETGESYNINADEVAGKIAISLNAKKLILITDVAGVLENHQDPNTVISALNINEAYSYIKKGIIKGGMIPKMFCCLNAVSNGVEKCHIIDGRQFHSILLEVFTDTGIGTMITA, from the coding sequence ATGGTAAATCAGCTTACTCCTCAGCAGAAAGCTCATGTACTGCTTGAGAGTCTATCCTATATCAAAACCTTTCATAAACAGATAGTAGTAATAAAATACGGTGGCAACGCTATGATTAACAATCAGCTCAAGGAATGCGTAATTAGAGATATTGCTCTTCTTAAGTACATAGGAATAAACCCTGTGATAGTGCATGGAGGAGGGCCTGAAATAAATGAACTAATGACTCTTTACAAGAAAAAACCAGAATTTATAAATGGTCTTAGAGTTACAGATGAAGAGACTATGAAAATCACTGAAATGGTACTAACAGGTAAAATAGCACCTGAGATAGTCTCTCTATTTAGCAATCACGACATCAAAGCTCTTGGGCTTAGCGGAAAAGACGGAAATATAATAAAAGCCAAGCAAAAAAGCGAGGAGCTGGGATTAGTCGGCGAAATCACTAGCATCAATCCAGAGCTTATCCTATCTGTGATAGAAAAAGGCTATGTGCCAGTAATTTCACCTATAGGAATAGGTGAAACCGGAGAAAGCTACAATATAAATGCTGATGAAGTCGCAGGGAAAATAGCTATAAGCCTAAATGCTAAAAAACTAATTCTTATAACAGACGTAGCCGGTGTGCTTGAAAACCATCAAGATCCAAACACTGTAATATCTGCACTTAATATCAACGAAGCCTATTCCTACATAAAAAAAGGAATAATCAAAGGTGGAATGATTCCTAAAATGTTCTGCTGTCTCAATGCTGTAAGTAACGGCGTAGAAAAATGCCATATAATCGACGGCAGACAATTTCACTCCATTTTGCTGGAGGTATTCACAGACACTGGTATCGGCACAATGATAACTGCATAA
- the argJ gene encoding bifunctional glutamate N-acetyltransferase/amino-acid acetyltransferase ArgJ, with the protein MNKYIVIDGGVSSPKGFLSSGIHSGVKKSGKNDLSLVYSEVPAYSWAMFTTNKACAAPVTLSKSHIQDQNIQAIVINSGNANACTGQKGLSDAYEMATVTASALNIAPQNVIVSSTGLIGLPLEMDKIKSGITKAAEALSANGSKEAAKGIITTDAHLKTIAVQVTIDNKVVTIGGMAKGSRMIHPQMATMLSIITTDANIDKAYLKYLLNDTTEKTYNMISIDGDTSTNDMVAVMANGKACNNELNANHPEVQSFANAFAFVNEYLAKSIVADGEGATKFIEVQVVNSNTLASAKLAAKSILTSNLVKTSLFGEESNWGRILCSIGYSGAQFDVDKLEISLVGDNKETIKIVENGQSTIFCKESAKKLLKERNITILVDFKTGSQNSIAWGCDLSHDYVKINSSHIS; encoded by the coding sequence ATGAATAAATATATAGTAATAGATGGAGGAGTAAGCTCTCCAAAAGGCTTTCTTTCCAGCGGAATTCACAGTGGAGTCAAAAAAAGTGGAAAAAACGACCTTAGCCTAGTATATAGCGAGGTTCCTGCATATAGCTGGGCAATGTTTACTACCAATAAAGCCTGCGCCGCTCCTGTAACTTTATCAAAATCTCATATCCAAGACCAAAATATCCAAGCAATAGTAATAAATAGTGGCAATGCAAATGCCTGTACCGGTCAAAAAGGGCTAAGTGATGCCTACGAAATGGCTACGGTGACAGCAAGTGCTCTAAATATTGCTCCTCAAAATGTAATTGTATCTTCAACTGGACTGATTGGCCTACCTCTTGAGATGGATAAAATAAAATCAGGAATAACTAAAGCCGCAGAGGCTCTATCAGCAAACGGAAGCAAGGAAGCTGCCAAAGGCATAATAACTACAGATGCACACCTCAAAACCATAGCTGTGCAAGTAACTATAGACAATAAAGTCGTAACTATAGGTGGCATGGCAAAAGGCTCTAGAATGATACATCCTCAAATGGCAACTATGCTCAGCATAATAACTACAGATGCTAATATAGATAAGGCTTATCTCAAATATCTTCTTAATGACACTACTGAAAAAACCTACAATATGATATCCATAGACGGTGATACAAGCACAAATGATATGGTGGCTGTTATGGCTAATGGCAAGGCTTGTAATAATGAGCTAAATGCAAATCATCCAGAAGTACAAAGCTTTGCAAATGCCTTTGCCTTTGTAAATGAATACCTAGCAAAATCAATAGTTGCTGATGGAGAAGGAGCTACAAAATTTATAGAGGTGCAAGTTGTTAACAGCAACACTCTGGCTTCAGCCAAGCTCGCTGCAAAATCTATTTTGACCTCTAATCTTGTCAAAACTTCACTATTTGGCGAAGAGAGCAATTGGGGCAGAATTCTCTGCAGTATAGGCTACTCAGGAGCTCAGTTTGATGTGGATAAATTAGAAATCAGCCTTGTAGGAGATAATAAAGAAACCATAAAAATAGTAGAAAATGGTCAAAGTACTATATTTTGCAAGGAATCAGCAAAAAAACTTCTCAAAGAGAGAAATATAACTATCCTTGTAGACTTCAAAACAGGCAGTCAAAACTCTATCGCTTGGGGCTGTGACCTATCACATGATTATGTAAAAATAAACTCTAGCCATATAAGTTAG